The region GATGGGAGAGTTGCTGGGGTCATATTATGTCAGTATATTGAAGTGGGCATGCAAACCATCTAGCGACTTACTCAAAGTTTGAGTGAGACGCATTGGCATTGGAAATGGTGCCTGCACGACGACGGCCGGATTGAGACTCAGGTCGTCGCTTGGAAATACCGGCCTCCTTGCTGAATGACGAAGTCGACTTCCCAGACCGATGACCCTTACTGAAGCTCTTGCTCCGCACATGTTGAACAGGCTCGTAGCGGGTGGAAAACATGATGTTTGATATTCTTTTCCTCGCGCAACTCCCTTCGCACTCGAATACCACTCCTGGATGCTGTGCGGGACGGTacggtggcggcggaggtgatAAGTGCGTAATTAAACAGACAGAAACAATAATGATGAAACAAAAGACAAAAGCCGGGAGTTGATGGCCGATGGACGATgcgatgctgatgatggacCCTTCCTTACCTGTGGGGAATGAGGCGATGAAATGCACTCGATGGCAAGACCAGAACAAGTTTGCATCGTGCGGGGAAGATGAGCCATATTATATAACGGTATGAGGCGTCCATGCGCAGATGCCTGGAAAATCTCTGCCAGGCGGACTCATGAAGCCTTCTGGGCGACACCGAAAAAGGTACTTCTCCACGCGTTCCATGATTGGACGCGTCTGAGTGCTATCGGCCCCGACTGACCCCTGCTCGTCTTGATGCGATATTCACACGATATCACCTGACTTGGGAGCTAGCTGTTTTAGGCAAGGCTGACTGGGGGGTTGGCTGGAGTCTGCCAGGGGAAATTCCATGGATCATGTCTTTTACAGGGATCAGACCATGGCGTGTGCGAGGCAAGGGACGGGTGTGAATGGAAGGACTTGCGACACTGATGACCAGATGTGAAAACGGTGAAAGTGAAGGCTGATCCTGCGAGGCTGCCTACATATCCTCGAATCACCTGTCTCCCGGCAGTGGCGTGAAGTTCTGCTAAGCAGCAGCTGGCAAGGCAGCCAAAGCCTCCAGCCTTTTATTTTCATGTCGAGGAGAAGATGTGATGGTAAAAGGATCAGACTTTGACACTTTTCGAGATGCAAGACATCAATTGAGTCAATTGGGTCATTGAGACAGCATTTGGGAGAGCTTCGAGCCACAACTTGTTGGGCGAGACCTGGTATCTTATAACACAagcacaccacctccacagTCCACCCGAGGCCGACCCAACGCAACGGACGGAGCAAACGACTCCTTCAGCCGTGCCGCTAATTGACGTGCTTTGGGTAACATCACGACGGATTGTCAACGCTTTGCTTTTTCGCTGCTGGTTTCGCAAGTTTCTGGGATCTTGGCACACACTCTGATGCAGCCAACTGTCAAATAAAGGTATGGGGTCGTCAGAAGTGTCGATTCTGGTGTTGTTCAAGGGAGGGTTGCCCAGGTGGCTCCCTGAGGCCGGAGCAGTTGGCCCAGGTCGCACCGCCAAAATATTAATTCCTTAACAGTGGGCCTCATTGACTATTCTGACGCCAACCGGTGCCCCCCTGTTCTGTCTGTTTTGTGCCATGGGCCCGCTGCCCGGGGTGATCTACAGGGGCTCGGATCTGCCCTACAAGATGCCATCGCCACCCCGAAGTTCATCCCCGAGAAGCATCCAAGGCCCGCTTTATCAATTTCAAGATTGCTTCTGAAGCAAGCTTTTTCCCAGGGCCTCGAGCAATCGCTTCTTGATGGAACGCAACCGAGGCAACCCCTTTTTCAACGGGGAGGCCGAGTTCAATGCATCTTTGATGCAGCTTTTCGGTTTGCTCTCTCGGCACAAGCTCATCCCGCTCAGCCTGGAGGATGTATATGAAGGGTGCGTCGCAACTTTTCTCTTCGGCCTTTTGAGCAATCAGCTTCAGGTTAGCATAGCTGTCCAGATGGTTTCTGAGAAAAGGCCACAGGTATTTGTATGGCAACCATTTTTGAGGATACAGCGTCCCTAGCATCGATCGTATCGATAGAAAGGGGGTCTCAAGAATTACGCCCTGGATAGGTAGCTTTTCCGGGATGCGTCCGGTTGCGGCCAGGTTTGTTGCTACTCCCGAGCCAATCGACTGTCCCCAAATCAGGAAAATCGGCTTCGTGGTGCTATCTTTGCCAAATGTTCGCTCATGGTGTTGCAAAATCCAGTTTGCTCCGGCTTCGGCATCGAGGCGGATGCCAGGCTCAGATGCGCGGCCACGGGACGTCCAATATCCTCTGTAACTCAGGCAGACAAAAGTCAACTCCATTGGTGCCAGAGCATATTGTTTGCTGTCACTGACAGCCCGCAACACCCACGACAGGTCTGGCAAGCGAGGGGGGATGGACGAGGCGTTCCCTACCGCAGCGTCAGTCTCGCATACAGTGTCCTGCATATCTCATGGTGGCTGACCCTGAAAGTAGAGCACATACACATGTGCCACAACAGACTTCCCGACGTCCGCGGCTACCTGCCGATTCCCCTTCGGCAGCGGCACCGTCGCAACCGCCATTGCGAGATCTGTTCCGTCAGCAGCCTTggtcctctcctccctccactGAAGTCCCCCACAGCGGCTTAACCAGTCAGCAATGCGCTCGCTCCTTGCAGTCGGGGGCAGTCCTGGCATGTAGATGATCTTGTTCTGGAAGACCACCATCATGATACATTTCCAAATCCACAGCCCAATCAACAAGCCAGTGAACATCAACGGTGCCACTAGAATTGTTTGGGTATGAAGCCTGCGGCGGCAAGTGCTCTCCATTGGCATAATGTGGGTGATACGTGGACGAAACCGCCGCGGTGGACCATGCTGCACATCGACCCGAAACTGAGGCAATCTCAAGGGACTGCAGCAACGACAACTCATGTGCAGCAACAACTTGGGGACCGGCTGATGCCATTTGATGTGCCTGCTGAGAGGCCGATAGCGACCAGAGAGGACTGCGTATGTCACAGGCATTGGCGGCAGTCATTGGCGGGATGGCCCGCGGGATGTTGCTGGGGTGGGATGGCGTGTTGAAACCGCAAGAGATCTCGCTCTTGTGCAAGTATTTCGCGCTCCTCATGCCATGGCCTCAGTCATGTGTCCAGCTTCCACTCGTCAGACGTGGAGATGAGATGCAGCAAGGTCCACCTGCAGGTAGAGACCCGTACGTGCCGTGTGAACAAAAGGGCTGGGTTCGGTGGATTGGGCTGGTATGGTTGGGCGGAAAGCTGTCCAAGTCCCCAGTTGTTGTCGTCATGTAATTCGTGGAGGAGTAGCTACCTGGCCAGCATTATCGCGAAGGGGTCCAGAGAAGATAGCAACCGGAGACCCAAAGACGAGGTCGCGGATGGGGAAATTGGGTGTCTAAAGATCAAGCGAGGAATTATGCTTTTCGTCTGATGGTACCGGGACGTTGGATATTGACAGCGGGACCGGCTTACCTAACGATCACCGCTAAGCCCCGCGCTGACTTCCCGGCTTAGTGCATTTCGGGTGGCTGACAGCAACCGATATGAGGTGATGATAAGCATGGGCGCCCCTCTTTGAAGGCCGGCTGGCAGTTGGTCGACTGGTGACCTCAATTTTCTACCACCTCTATGCCCACAGCCGCTGTCCAATATAAACCAGCCTGGGTCTCGCTAGGCTGAACGTCCGCGCCCATTTCTGCCTCTTCTGCTTGGTTCTGAATCGCAACACATCACAAAACACAAACATCAACCATGCCTGCTTCCGTAGACCTTTCAGAGGAAGCGCCCCGGTCGCCTGGCCACCACATCGAGCTGGTTGACGACAACCCCTCTCCGCGACACGACGGCGAAACTAGTCCCGGGCTTAAGAATAGCAAGGGCTGGGA is a window of Podospora pseudopauciseta strain CBS 411.78 chromosome 1, whole genome shotgun sequence DNA encoding:
- a CDS encoding hypothetical protein (COG:S; EggNog:ENOG503P0GW); amino-acid sequence: MVVFQNKIIYMPGLPPTARSERIADWLSRCGGLQWREERTKAADGTDLAMAVATVPLPKGNRQVAADVGKSVVAHVTLYARLTLR